TAGATGTTAAGAAAATCAATCACCTGCCTGAGCATAACAGGCAGATGAACCGTTAATTTATCTTTAGAGCCCAAAATCGCTTAAGGTTGCTTCAAGGGCTTTTCTGTCAATCAGGGATGGGTCCGTGACTCCTTCCCATAACTTCTTATCCCATATCTCTATTTTTTCGATCTGTCCGACTATGACAACTTCACTGTTTACCTCTGCATCCTGTCTGTGTGCAGAAGGTATTAAAACCCTTCCCTGCTTGTCCATCTCTATCTCGACTGCCGATGCAATAACCCTTCTCATAAAAAACCTTACATGTTCGTTCATCTTAGGAAGTGCCCTTACCTTTTCCTCGAGCCTGCTCCATTCCTCAAGCGGATATATATGAAGACACTT
This region of Nitrospirota bacterium genomic DNA includes:
- the mraZ gene encoding division/cell wall cluster transcriptional repressor MraZ, which codes for MPAFSGKYYYTLDSKGRLIVPSSFREIISANYSPRLYITNSPSEKCLHIYPLEEWSRLEEKVRALPKMNEHVRFFMRRVIASAVEIEMDKQGRVLIPSAHRQDAEVNSEVVIVGQIEKIEIWDKKLWEGVTDPSLIDRKALEATLSDFGL